From a single Mobula birostris isolate sMobBir1 chromosome 32, sMobBir1.hap1, whole genome shotgun sequence genomic region:
- the LOC140191228 gene encoding uncharacterized protein, giving the protein MTDPCFATLTPCLFLSRGEEFQIFLSKFQVILCCGMFQDILSQNHKCQPGHRFEPSQNKCFDIDECENVAICGPRKSCWNTAGSYRCQCKQGYNAVNQDCEDIDECTSTLCAHEATCQNTDGSFKCICSTGFQSTEKAGSSGRRSCEDINECKFSPCHKHATCINVMGSYQCICNAGYRALPATANLTAGKVCEGL; this is encoded by the exons ATGACTGACCCTTGTTTTGCGACTCTAACCCCTTGTCTGTTTCTGTCCCGGGGAGAAGAATTCCAAATCTTTCTTTCCAAATTCCAAG TTATCTTGTGCTGTGGTATGTTCCAAGACATTCTGTCCCAAAATCACAAGTGTCAACCAGGTCATCGATTTGAACCATCACAAAACAAATGTTTCG ATATCGATGAATGTGAAAATGTTGCTATATGTGGACCTCGCAAAAGCTGTTGGAACACAGCTGGTTCTTACAGGTGTCAATGCAAGCAAGGGTACAACGCAGTCAATCAGGACTGTGAAG ATATCGATGAATGTACTTCCACTCTGTGTGCCCATGAAGCAACTTGTCAGAACACAGATGGTTCATTCAAGTGTATTTGCAGCACAGGTTTTCAATCGACTGAGAAGGCTGGCTCCAGTGGAAGGAGGAGCTGTGAAG ATATCAATGAATGCAAGTTCTCACCTTGTCACAAACATGCAACTTGTATCAACGTAATGGGATCCTACCAGTGCATCTGCAATGCAGGGTATCGGGCATTACCTGCGACCGCCAACCTCACGGCAGGGAAAGTTTGTGAAG GCTTATAA